In one window of Halocatena salina DNA:
- a CDS encoding potassium transporter TrkG, translating to MGDSHRHAMTGVATGGFVVTADGIAAYNSMLIEAVAIPFMLLGAISFAVHYYLLQGDVDLLWDDAQTRWLFALTGVGTVIVGGILLATYPSLDAARYGAFQLISALTCTGFQTDTGLGDRWPVAGQIVVMSAMVIGGAAGSTAGGIKLIRAISLTKGTLYSVTDYFYEEDTRDFAIADEEADVTAGQTSTEFDQAAVIGFLWIVLLVVVVLVSLIGLPTGQKGYALGDVLFEVASAQGNVGLSAGITDSGMPSSVKLAFVASMWIGRLEIIPILVMMRVLILGFE from the coding sequence ATTGGAGACAGTCATCGCCATGCGATGACGGGCGTTGCGACGGGCGGATTCGTCGTTACGGCCGACGGAATCGCGGCGTACAACTCGATGCTGATCGAAGCTGTGGCCATCCCATTCATGCTGCTCGGCGCGATCTCGTTCGCGGTCCACTACTACCTTCTGCAGGGCGACGTCGACCTGCTCTGGGATGACGCCCAGACCCGATGGCTGTTCGCACTTACGGGTGTCGGAACCGTCATCGTCGGAGGAATTCTGCTAGCGACCTATCCGTCACTGGATGCCGCCCGATACGGCGCGTTTCAGTTGATCTCCGCACTGACCTGTACCGGTTTCCAGACAGATACGGGGCTCGGTGATCGATGGCCGGTGGCGGGACAGATCGTCGTCATGTCGGCGATGGTAATCGGTGGTGCAGCTGGTTCGACTGCCGGAGGCATCAAGCTCATTCGCGCAATCTCACTGACGAAGGGAACGCTATACTCGGTCACAGATTACTTTTATGAGGAAGATACTCGGGACTTCGCCATCGCAGATGAGGAGGCCGACGTGACCGCCGGACAGACCTCCACAGAATTCGATCAGGCTGCTGTCATCGGATTCCTGTGGATCGTTCTGCTCGTGGTCGTTGTGCTCGTATCGCTTATTGGGCTACCAACCGGCCAGAAAGGGTACGCGCTCGGAGACGTCCTCTTCGAGGTCGCGAGCGCACAGGGGAACGTCGGCCTGTCGGCGGGAATTACGGATTCAGGTATGCCGTCAAGTGTCAAACTTGCATTCGTGGCAAGCATGTGGATCGGCCGTTTAGAGATCATACCCATACTGGTGATGATGCGGGTGCTCATCCTGGGGTTCGAATGA
- a CDS encoding YciE/YciF ferroxidase family protein produces MCPNSLNDLFKDGLKHAYYTEQQLVDATEELANQSSEGEIASAFSEHHDETQGHVNRIETVFDAIGESPETKSDSAVEGLINDHDEFASQDPDQNVLDRFNIAAGQKSEHYEIAMYGNLIPLADQLGMDDVADTLEQNLREEQDALEKLSTIGEEFDYGQLPSE; encoded by the coding sequence ATGTGTCCAAACAGCCTCAACGACCTGTTCAAGGATGGGTTGAAACACGCCTATTACACGGAACAGCAACTGGTCGACGCGACCGAAGAGTTGGCGAATCAGAGCTCAGAGGGTGAAATCGCCTCGGCTTTCTCGGAACACCACGATGAAACCCAGGGCCACGTCAACCGAATCGAAACAGTCTTCGACGCAATCGGTGAATCGCCTGAGACCAAATCCGATAGCGCGGTCGAGGGCCTCATCAACGACCACGACGAGTTTGCCAGTCAGGACCCTGACCAGAATGTCCTTGACCGATTCAATATCGCGGCCGGACAGAAATCAGAGCACTACGAGATTGCAATGTACGGTAATCTCATTCCCCTGGCCGACCAACTTGGGATGGACGACGTTGCCGATACGCTCGAACAAAATCTCAGAGAAGAACAAGACGCTCTCGAGAAACTCTCTACAATTGGTGAGGAATTTGACTACGGACAGCTTCCATCGGAGTAG
- a CDS encoding manganese catalase family protein, whose protein sequence is MFHHSKELQYEVRVEEPDPEFAKMLQQAIGGVEGEMRVALQYMFQAFAVPKKKHQFRTMLMETAAEELGHIEMLATAVAKNLEGASEKDRDRAREDPIIATMMDSGQPRQALSAGLHAMPVDSNGVPFSGNYVVASGNMAADMYANVMAESTGRLLATRLWEMTDDPGMKDMLSYLIARDTMHQNQWRVVLEECFEEPMPIPGSFPQEEENQKYNYAFMSTFCGESEDPEQPWTQGESPDGKGEFSFLSEQPRGGTADLEAVIEEMHNEVN, encoded by the coding sequence ATGTTCCACCACAGTAAAGAGCTTCAGTATGAGGTACGCGTCGAAGAGCCGGATCCGGAGTTTGCGAAGATGCTCCAGCAAGCGATCGGTGGTGTCGAGGGAGAGATGCGCGTTGCCCTCCAGTACATGTTTCAGGCGTTTGCAGTTCCCAAAAAGAAACATCAATTCCGGACGATGTTGATGGAGACTGCTGCCGAAGAGCTCGGACATATCGAGATGCTCGCAACCGCCGTGGCGAAGAACTTAGAGGGTGCCTCCGAGAAAGACCGCGATCGCGCGCGAGAAGATCCGATCATCGCCACCATGATGGACAGCGGGCAGCCCCGACAGGCGCTTTCGGCGGGCCTCCATGCGATGCCGGTCGACAGTAACGGCGTTCCATTCAGCGGCAACTACGTCGTCGCAAGCGGCAATATGGCCGCCGATATGTACGCGAACGTGATGGCCGAATCGACGGGGCGCCTCTTGGCAACCCGCCTGTGGGAGATGACTGACGATCCCGGGATGAAAGATATGCTCTCGTATCTCATTGCCCGGGATACCATGCACCAAAACCAGTGGCGCGTCGTCCTCGAAGAGTGCTTCGAGGAACCCATGCCGATCCCGGGCAGCTTCCCACAAGAAGAAGAAAATCAGAAGTACAACTACGCATTTATGTCTACGTTCTGTGGGGAAAGTGAGGACCCAGAACAGCCATGGACGCAGGGTGAATCTCCCGACGGAAAAGGCGAGTTCTCATTCCTGTCCGAGCAGCCGAGAGGTGGAACGGCGGACCTTGAAGCGGTCATCGAAGAGATGCACAATGAAGTGAACTGA
- a CDS encoding FxLYD domain-containing protein has product MLSSVDISTTQDIEPGRTWQFNVVILESVVDIADHDITVLGIPG; this is encoded by the coding sequence ATGCTCAGCTCGGTCGATATCTCGACAACACAGGACATCGAACCGGGGAGAACATGGCAATTTAACGTAGTCATTCTCGAGTCAGTCGTGGATATCGCTGATCACGATATCACTGTGCTTGGTATTCCAGGGTGA
- a CDS encoding alpha,alpha-trehalose-phosphate synthase (UDP-forming): protein MTTSNNDGLPDDTEDDYTLSLGENQTLIIVSNRQPYSHQYETGDEGNKKITVDRPAGGLTAGLDPVMQRVSGTWIAWGDGEADRDVTDKDGTVQMPPEENAYTLRRIWLSEDEVEGYYYGYSNRVLWPLCHGGIWKTEFAERYWQRYRQVNETFAKVIDEQTTPTSLVWFQDYHFALAPRLVQESAPESTFLLHFWHIVWPGWDTFRACPQAKTLLDGLLGNDLLGFHIDRYCENFLDCVDKELEDAFVDYDDNRVRYDGHTTRVESFPMGIDAATIERTADSVSPSFWSEFAREHGFDRETQVAIGVDRLDYTKGIVERLDALERLWEMNPEWQGELTYIQKADKSRSRIPEYQNLQQNVETAVERINDRFGTDDWQPVVYIDDWLTDEELRGLYRYGDAMLVSAVRDGMNLVAKEYVAAQVDCDDRDQNPNLGEDCSEQSGNDMESAICGVLVLSDQTGAHEALGEHALTANPYDTEAFAETIEQAVTMDDAERRERMTALREHVASNDIYAWMDDIFEATQ from the coding sequence ATGACTACCTCAAACAACGATGGTCTCCCGGACGACACGGAGGACGATTACACGCTGTCGCTCGGAGAGAACCAGACACTCATCATCGTTTCGAACCGGCAACCGTACAGCCACCAGTACGAAACAGGGGATGAGGGGAACAAGAAGATAACAGTCGATCGGCCTGCAGGTGGACTCACAGCGGGTCTCGACCCGGTGATGCAGCGTGTCAGCGGAACGTGGATCGCATGGGGCGACGGTGAGGCCGACCGCGACGTGACCGACAAGGACGGAACAGTGCAGATGCCACCCGAGGAGAATGCCTACACGCTCAGACGGATTTGGCTCTCCGAGGATGAGGTCGAGGGCTACTATTATGGCTACAGCAACCGTGTGCTCTGGCCGCTCTGTCACGGTGGCATCTGGAAGACCGAGTTTGCCGAGCGGTACTGGCAGCGCTACCGGCAGGTGAACGAAACGTTTGCGAAGGTGATCGACGAGCAAACGACGCCGACCTCGCTGGTTTGGTTTCAAGACTACCATTTCGCACTGGCGCCACGATTGGTTCAGGAGTCGGCTCCTGAATCAACCTTCTTACTGCACTTCTGGCACATCGTCTGGCCAGGCTGGGACACGTTCCGCGCGTGTCCACAGGCGAAGACATTGCTCGACGGACTGCTCGGCAACGATCTGCTTGGCTTCCACATCGACCGATACTGTGAGAATTTTCTTGACTGTGTCGATAAGGAACTGGAAGATGCATTCGTCGATTACGACGACAACCGCGTCAGGTATGACGGGCACACGACGCGTGTCGAGTCATTCCCGATGGGCATCGATGCCGCGACAATCGAGCGAACCGCCGACTCCGTTTCCCCATCGTTCTGGTCGGAGTTCGCCCGCGAGCACGGCTTCGACAGAGAAACGCAAGTCGCCATCGGGGTCGACCGCCTCGACTACACAAAGGGGATTGTCGAGCGTCTCGACGCACTCGAACGACTCTGGGAGATGAATCCGGAATGGCAAGGAGAGCTGACCTATATTCAGAAAGCCGATAAGAGCCGGTCGCGTATCCCCGAGTATCAGAATCTCCAGCAAAACGTCGAGACGGCGGTCGAACGAATCAACGACCGATTCGGAACAGACGATTGGCAGCCAGTCGTCTACATCGACGACTGGCTCACCGACGAAGAACTCCGCGGGCTCTACCGCTACGGCGACGCGATGCTCGTCAGCGCCGTTCGCGACGGGATGAACCTTGTCGCAAAGGAGTACGTCGCGGCACAGGTCGATTGCGATGACCGGGATCAGAATCCAAATCTAGGCGAGGATTGTAGCGAGCAGTCCGGAAACGACATGGAGAGTGCGATCTGCGGCGTTCTCGTGCTCTCAGATCAGACCGGTGCGCACGAGGCACTTGGCGAGCACGCACTTACAGCCAATCCATACGATACGGAGGCATTCGCCGAGACTATCGAACAGGCGGTGACAATGGATGATGCAGAGCGTCGCGAGCGAATGACGGCGTTGCGCGAGCACGTCGCGTCGAACGATATCTATGCGTGGATGGATGACATCTTTGAGGCTACTCAATGA
- a CDS encoding metallophosphoesterase family protein, translating to MLVLGDAHAADPDNRAALLDIYDATNADVALQVGDLEWYDLPVETWFIAGNNEDFDVIDALRDDAMPDVNNVHLLASTATDLQGLRVAGLSGNYAPTKYDLPRSELEGDRRRHFTRDDVERLAAIEDIDVLVIHEAPKGLLYYGYDPGCEHVNDLLDTTDPELCLIGHYHRHEEAEILGCRVVSLAPAWERYYTLNSADLTIDVHETPG from the coding sequence ATGTTGGTACTCGGAGATGCACACGCGGCTGACCCGGACAACCGAGCAGCTCTGCTAGACATATACGATGCCACGAACGCCGACGTCGCGCTCCAGGTTGGCGATCTTGAATGGTACGATCTCCCGGTCGAGACGTGGTTCATCGCCGGAAACAACGAGGACTTCGACGTCATCGACGCTCTCCGGGACGACGCGATGCCCGATGTGAACAACGTTCACCTGCTCGCCAGCACAGCGACCGACCTTCAGGGACTACGCGTCGCTGGTCTGTCTGGAAATTACGCGCCGACGAAGTACGACTTACCGCGTAGTGAACTTGAGGGTGACCGACGACGCCATTTCACCCGCGACGATGTCGAACGACTCGCCGCTATCGAGGACATCGACGTGCTTGTGATACACGAAGCGCCGAAAGGCTTGCTGTACTACGGCTACGACCCAGGCTGTGAGCATGTCAATGATCTGCTCGACACGACCGATCCCGAACTCTGTCTCATCGGACACTACCATCGTCACGAAGAAGCCGAAATCCTGGGTTGTCGTGTCGTGAGTCTCGCACCCGCCTGGGAGCGCTATTACACGCTCAATTCAGCAGATCTGACGATTGACGTACACGAAACGCCTGGTTGA
- a CDS encoding transcription initiation factor IIB — protein MSETHIRTNDEQIQATTSETEDAEYEETVCPECGGSLVTDEVHGETVCEACGLVVDEESIDHGPEWRAFNPQEKDEKSRVGAPTTNLMHDKGLSTNIGWQDKDAYGNSLNASQRQKMQRLRTWNERFRTRDSQERNLKQALGEIERMGSALGLSESVRETASVIYRRALDEDLLPGRSIEGVASSAIYGAARQAGTPRSIDTVVNVSRIDEMEFKRTYRYIVRELELEIEPADPESYVAQFASELDLSDEAERRAHELLETGKEQLIHIGKSPVGLAAAAVYAAPLLTNEQITQNEVSEVTDISEVTIRNRYQELLDADGQTQAP, from the coding sequence ATGTCAGAAACACACATCCGAACCAACGACGAACAGATCCAAGCAACGACTTCGGAAACAGAGGACGCCGAATACGAAGAGACCGTCTGCCCTGAGTGTGGCGGGTCACTCGTCACTGATGAGGTCCACGGTGAGACCGTCTGTGAGGCGTGTGGACTCGTTGTCGATGAGGAGAGCATCGATCATGGTCCTGAGTGGCGTGCGTTCAATCCCCAGGAAAAAGACGAGAAGAGTCGCGTCGGCGCACCGACGACGAATCTCATGCACGATAAGGGCCTGTCGACGAACATCGGGTGGCAGGATAAGGACGCCTATGGCAACTCGCTGAACGCGAGCCAACGCCAGAAGATGCAGCGCCTGCGCACGTGGAACGAGCGCTTTCGCACCCGTGACTCTCAAGAGCGCAACCTCAAGCAGGCACTCGGTGAGATCGAGCGTATGGGCAGTGCGCTCGGACTCTCAGAAAGCGTTCGTGAGACCGCGTCGGTGATCTACCGCCGTGCACTCGACGAGGATCTCCTGCCTGGCCGGTCGATCGAAGGTGTCGCCTCGTCTGCCATATACGGTGCGGCCAGACAGGCAGGAACGCCCCGCAGTATCGACACGGTCGTGAACGTCAGCCGGATCGACGAGATGGAGTTCAAGCGGACCTACCGCTATATCGTTCGCGAACTCGAACTCGAGATCGAGCCCGCGGATCCAGAGAGCTACGTTGCCCAGTTCGCTTCGGAGCTCGATCTCTCGGACGAGGCCGAGCGCCGCGCCCACGAGTTGCTCGAAACCGGTAAGGAGCAGCTCATCCACATCGGTAAGAGTCCAGTCGGACTGGCGGCCGCTGCGGTGTATGCTGCACCGCTGCTCACCAACGAGCAGATCACCCAAAACGAGGTCAGTGAGGTAACGGACATCAGTGAAGTCACCATCCGAAACCGATACCAAGAGCTGCTCGACGCCGATGGACAAACTCAAGCACCGTAA
- a CDS encoding amino acid permease → MVEHTRSLGFRVAFAMGLGTMIAAGIFSLSGTAIAAIGSSAVIAFLIAAVVAGITAASYSEFASIYSENGGGYLFSSRTFENQYLLYAEGVSLFLGYTGTTAFYLATMTEWVQEFVLPHSWAIPHGTAAVGMALLLGLLNVRGTEESGSFQVIVTGAKVAVLFAFIGGAFAYKPPAQTVGTFTTQFEADPVGIITIASLAFITFFGFSAIAASAGEIINPRETVPKAIAASIITVAVLYTFVIISMINAPTPAEVIAQEGETAMGKVAADFLGNIGRTLIVAGAIFSMVSASNASILAAIGISNLMGRQGQAPRRFSRIHPTYGTPFWSAVTTTFTIVALILIFIAVFPAEGGLFGIDLGLNALTGFATLNLLAPLSVVNVALIYSRRRFPDLDRPLKVPFSPIVPIIGIVANLALITSLPPAGIIVGIIVEAILVLAYVSWGGAPEVDELFERAVAPRSPLSNGNGQQQPSEIPADEERFRVLVPVARPVNAVPYVRLAAKLATVRSDMPLLQVVNVTRRPEQTPSESLLEHAEERADALTDALTDSEIPVDYTVEGHICRDVGFDIVQTARDDGVDMIVMGYPEEHRAITEKVEYESPCDVFFAKGFSDHIDLSTVNVGTGSGPHHRSFLPFANELANQGSKIHIITVEPIGTGGTAEKPEATLDVFTDTTAVDVHRVTAATVAEGLVSTAADNGGILIIGASRTRYLKGWIFGTTPDRVIRRAEETDLPIIVYTSPTGVPGRIEDILFPIYRYLRGFYR, encoded by the coding sequence ATGGTAGAACATACCCGGTCGCTCGGGTTCCGCGTCGCGTTCGCGATGGGACTAGGAACGATGATCGCGGCGGGTATCTTCTCCCTCTCGGGGACGGCAATCGCGGCCATCGGCAGCAGTGCAGTCATCGCGTTTCTCATCGCCGCTGTTGTTGCGGGTATTACCGCAGCATCGTACTCCGAATTCGCGTCGATCTACTCAGAAAACGGTGGCGGATATCTCTTCTCCTCCCGAACGTTCGAAAACCAGTATCTCCTCTACGCGGAGGGTGTCTCGTTGTTTCTCGGCTACACCGGTACGACGGCCTTCTATCTGGCGACGATGACCGAGTGGGTACAAGAGTTCGTACTCCCTCATTCGTGGGCAATTCCTCATGGAACGGCTGCAGTCGGCATGGCGCTCCTCCTCGGGCTACTTAACGTGCGTGGAACCGAGGAGAGTGGATCATTTCAAGTGATCGTTACTGGCGCGAAGGTCGCGGTGCTCTTTGCGTTCATTGGTGGAGCATTCGCATACAAACCCCCAGCCCAAACTGTGGGCACGTTTACCACTCAGTTTGAGGCCGACCCCGTCGGAATTATCACTATCGCGTCGTTGGCGTTCATCACCTTCTTCGGCTTCTCAGCGATCGCCGCGAGCGCAGGCGAAATCATCAATCCTCGCGAAACGGTCCCTAAGGCGATCGCTGCGAGCATTATCACGGTTGCAGTGCTCTACACGTTCGTCATCATCTCGATGATCAACGCACCGACGCCAGCGGAAGTCATCGCTCAAGAGGGTGAGACGGCAATGGGAAAGGTCGCCGCGGACTTCCTTGGAAACATCGGACGGACCCTGATCGTCGCTGGCGCGATTTTCAGTATGGTGAGTGCCTCGAACGCGAGCATTCTCGCCGCAATAGGTATTAGTAATCTTATGGGACGACAGGGGCAAGCCCCTCGACGATTTTCTCGGATTCATCCCACGTATGGAACCCCCTTCTGGAGTGCCGTTACCACTACGTTTACGATTGTCGCGCTAATTCTCATTTTCATCGCAGTGTTTCCTGCTGAGGGTGGACTCTTTGGAATCGATCTCGGACTCAATGCGCTCACTGGATTTGCGACCCTGAATCTTCTTGCACCGCTCTCGGTAGTCAACGTCGCACTCATCTACTCGCGACGACGGTTCCCCGACCTCGATCGCCCTCTCAAAGTGCCGTTCTCGCCAATCGTCCCGATCATCGGTATCGTCGCTAATCTGGCGCTGATCACGAGCTTGCCACCCGCGGGTATCATCGTCGGAATTATCGTCGAAGCTATCCTCGTTCTCGCATACGTCAGCTGGGGGGGTGCGCCCGAAGTTGACGAGTTGTTCGAGCGGGCTGTCGCACCGCGTTCCCCGCTATCGAACGGAAACGGTCAGCAACAGCCTTCCGAAATCCCTGCAGATGAGGAGCGATTCCGCGTCCTGGTTCCGGTGGCACGGCCAGTCAATGCCGTTCCGTACGTTCGACTGGCGGCCAAGCTCGCTACCGTCCGTAGTGATATGCCACTCCTCCAGGTCGTCAACGTCACACGGCGGCCAGAACAGACGCCAAGTGAGTCGCTTCTCGAACACGCCGAAGAGCGAGCAGATGCGCTCACAGATGCACTCACAGACAGCGAGATTCCCGTCGACTATACGGTCGAGGGACACATCTGCCGCGATGTCGGATTCGATATCGTCCAGACAGCCCGCGACGACGGTGTCGACATGATCGTTATGGGATATCCGGAAGAACACAGAGCAATCACCGAGAAGGTCGAGTATGAATCGCCGTGTGACGTATTCTTCGCCAAGGGGTTTTCCGACCACATCGATCTCTCGACGGTTAACGTCGGTACCGGCAGCGGACCCCATCATCGATCGTTTTTACCGTTCGCTAACGAGTTAGCGAATCAGGGATCTAAGATACATATTATCACCGTGGAGCCGATAGGAACTGGTGGAACAGCGGAGAAACCGGAAGCGACTCTAGATGTGTTCACCGACACGACGGCAGTCGATGTCCATCGTGTGACTGCTGCTACCGTCGCAGAGGGGCTCGTTTCGACGGCAGCAGACAACGGTGGGATCCTCATCATCGGCGCATCCCGAACACGATACCTAAAGGGATGGATATTCGGTACGACGCCCGACCGCGTGATCCGACGAGCCGAGGAGACCGATCTTCCGATCATCGTCTATACGAGTCCGACTGGCGTCCCTGGCAGAATCGAAGATATCCTATTCCCAATCTACCGTTACCTCCGGGGTTTTTACAGGTGA
- a CDS encoding glycosyltransferase family 2 protein encodes MPTYTSTPLVRRETVANCGGFDENLPCFEDWELCLRLAESYKFIYLDRALVTKGTGTANISAEPSRLVEAIERLCKQYTLPRDTRAQLLADAGANPL; translated from the coding sequence ATGCCAACATACACGTCAACGCCCCTTGTGCGGCGAGAGACGGTAGCCAACTGTGGTGGCTTCGACGAAAATCTTCCCTGTTTCGAGGATTGGGAGCTGTGTCTCCGTCTAGCGGAGTCGTACAAGTTCATCTATCTCGACAGAGCGCTCGTTACAAAGGGGACCGGAACAGCGAATATTTCTGCGGAGCCGTCACGGCTAGTTGAGGCGATCGAGCGTCTCTGCAAGCAGTACACTCTCCCGCGTGATACGAGGGCGCAGTTGCTGGCAGACGCCGGAGCAAACCCACTGTGA
- a CDS encoding DUF726 domain-containing protein gives MMQDDPADVTDSTVLSDESANSDSIAEPSPSTGQSLSRRTLLKGTASAAVGMTGLATISGTAAAGNWGECHHNPPRAPSWFGYLSPWEQSEHNLPNANNGLSIYIHGFLGTRQGAVDTGHEVWRKIRDEGYPHHACFSFVWPAGNGFTDWGSAKDNSYMAGRWLGDFINGRGWTDEDGKNINIICHSLGARVALECIKTLHEKYQKSIDTIHFLGGAVDVGEVSFEYNTALEHGCGWTHNWYSESDPVLRKYYVTWERTQPIGLRAHTGNIEMTSYPTGMKQHCQYMDYEYGVINDVARVVGNG, from the coding sequence ATGATGCAGGACGACCCCGCTGACGTGACCGACAGTACAGTACTTTCAGACGAATCGGCAAACAGTGATTCCATTGCGGAACCGTCTCCCTCGACTGGCCAGTCACTGAGTCGGCGCACACTACTGAAGGGGACGGCATCGGCAGCCGTCGGTATGACCGGGCTAGCTACGATTAGTGGAACAGCTGCTGCTGGGAATTGGGGAGAGTGTCATCACAACCCCCCCCGTGCACCCAGCTGGTTTGGCTATCTTTCACCATGGGAACAATCCGAACACAACTTACCGAATGCTAACAACGGACTGTCTATTTACATTCATGGATTCCTGGGTACGAGACAGGGTGCGGTTGATACTGGACACGAAGTGTGGAGAAAAATACGTGACGAAGGGTACCCACACCATGCTTGTTTCTCCTTTGTCTGGCCCGCTGGTAACGGGTTTACTGATTGGGGGAGTGCCAAGGACAACTCCTACATGGCCGGGAGGTGGCTTGGGGACTTCATAAATGGTCGCGGCTGGACAGACGAGGACGGCAAAAACATCAACATTATCTGTCACTCTCTCGGTGCTAGGGTGGCGTTAGAGTGTATTAAGACACTCCACGAGAAGTATCAAAAATCTATAGACACCATCCATTTTCTAGGCGGTGCCGTCGATGTGGGAGAGGTATCATTTGAGTACAACACCGCTCTGGAGCATGGCTGCGGTTGGACGCACAACTGGTACAGTGAGAGTGATCCCGTTCTCAGAAAATACTACGTAACCTGGGAGAGGACGCAACCAATCGGACTGAGAGCACACACTGGTAACATAGAGATGACTAGCTATCCGACTGGCATGAAGCAGCACTGTCAATATATGGATTACGAATATGGTGTAATAAATGATGTAGCACGTGTTGTCGGCAACGGATAA